The nucleotide sequence TAATGATGAGGCTTAACTAGCCTTTAGCTCCATTATTGCTTATGCGTCGCTAGATGTAAGGCTTAAGTGTATACGCTTAGGCTTTGCTTCTGTTTCATGGCTTATTTTTTCATGAGTTATTTTTTCATGAGTTATTTTTTCTTAATATCACCCCATCTATATTTGTGTCTTCTATCCTTGTAAATCCCTGCAAGCTTTCAAAATTTTATCAGTATTATCAAAATTTTACTTAACATCATGGCTATCTCATTTATTATGGTGAGCGAATTATCGTAAGAGCATAAGAGGGCGCAGTAATGGATGTGAGGCAAGTGGCACTGATGGCAGGGGTTAATCTTTGCGTTGCAACAAGCTCTCTCGCAACAACAGAAACCACTGACTCAAGTAGTGACGCACATTTTGCCTTTGCCAGTTATTTAGGTAGTGGTATTTATCGCACCAGTGGTCAGCAAGCGTCAGTACTCAACTTACCCTTATATGTCACCCTTGAACAAGATAGCGACCATAAGATCAATTTACGTTTACCCGTGTCCTTAGGCTTTTTTGATTATCAATGGCAAGACTTACCTGATGGCGATTTACCCTCAAGCATAGGCACTGCAACCTTTACCCCTGGGATTGAATACAGTTGGTTTATTGACCCGCAACTTACTTTAGAGTCTTATTTAGATTTAGGTGTAGGTTGGAATTTTAGTGAGAATCGCCAAGTCGGTATTTATTCCACTGGCGTGAGTAGTCTCTATAAATTAACCCCCGAACAAGATGCGGCCATTTGGGTCGCAAGGCTGTATACCGCAGGCTATAACGATAATAACCGCGGCCAAACCGAAACCTATGGCGCCTTACATACTGGCATTGATTGGTCGTTGGGGGAGGGATGGCATTGGCAAGCGCATCAGTTGCAACCGCGCGCATTTGCTGCCGCTTACTGGTTTTTTTCACCAGTTAACTTTAACTCAGGTGAAAAGAATCTATTTGCTGATAACGCCATCGAGCTAGGATTAAGTCTCGCGCTTGACCCCGTGCCGCAATGGCTCGGGGTTACACTGAGTCGAGTTGGGATCAGTTATCGTTACTCGCAAGATTTGCGCGTGTGGCGTCTTATCTTTGATTTTCCGTTCTAATCCCAGTCGCTTAATTTTTTCCCCAAATATGGGCATTAACGTTAGCGCTGTCATCGCTGGCACTAGCATCGCTTTGGCGAGCGTTAGTCGGTTGGCTGCTATGGCTCTTAGGGCTATGGCTTCTAGCGCTATGAGCTTTGGCGCCTTGAGTCTTAGCGCTTGGCTCTTTAGGGCTCTGGGTATACACGGCCACTAAGTGTGGCGGTAACGCTAATTTATGTTTGTTGAGATATAAGATTTCAACTTTCTCTCTGGCCCAAGTCGTTTTACGCAGGAATTTGAGGCTAGATTTGATGCTGGGATTATCGTTAAAACAATTGATGCGGATTTTCTGATAAAGACCTTCCCAGCCATAGTGAGACTGTATATCAGTTAAAATGGCTTCAAGGGTGAGGCCGTGTAACGGGTTATTCGCTTGATTCATGTTGAGCTCATCAGAAAGTGAGCCGCTAGTATAACAAAAAAGCACACAGGACATAGCCCTGTGTGCTTTTGAATAGCGATTGAGCTTAGCCTTCGGCTTGCTCATCCGCTGCAATTTTGCCGCGGGTCTTTACTACGATTAACGCGGTAATCACTAAGGTAGTCACTATGCCAGCCACCGTTGAAATCGTCATAGGTAAGCCTGCACCTAATGTGGCAGAGTTCAGCATAAAGGTGATAACCACTGTGGTCATAAACATGGCTGGGATAGTACAAATCCAGTGCAGCTTGTTGTGACGCAGCAAATAAGCTGATGCTGTCCATAACATCATGACTGCAGTTGCTTGGTTAGCCACGCCGAAGTAGCGCCAAATCACACCAAAATCCACTTGAGTTAAGATGCCGCCTAAGGCGAACAATGGCAGAGCCAGCATTAAACGCTTGCCAACTTCAAGTTGTGACATCTGAAAGAATTCAGCCAAAATCAAGCGAGCAGAGCGGAATGCGGTATCACCAGAAGTAATAGGCAGGATAATTACACCCAGCACGGCCATAAAGCCACCGACCACACCCAGTAAGCCAGTGGATGCTTCATAAACTACGTTGGCAGGATTGCCAGCCATGCCAGCATTTAAGCCTTCAACACCGCCAAAGAATGACAGGGCAATCGCACACCAAATCAGGGCGATAATACCTTCACCTATCATGGCGCCATAAAACACGAAGCGACCATTAGATTCATTTTCAACGCAGCGCGCCATGAGCGGTGACTGAGTTGCATGGAAACCAGAAACAGCGCCACAAGCAATAGTGATGAACAGCGCAGGCCATAATGGCATGTCGTTCGGGTTCATGTTGCTAAAGAAATGCGCGATTTCATAACCTGGCAGTAAATCATGCTCGCTTGAAACGATTAACGCTAAGGTTAAGCCGACAGACATGAATAGCAGCAGCGCACCAAAGAATGGGTATAAGCGGCCAATAATCTTATCAACAGGGACTACGGTAGCAATGAGGTAGTAAACGAAAATACAGCCTAAGAAAATGCTCATATCAAGGCCGGTCAGCTTAGTCAAAAGACCCGCTGGCGCTGAAATGAACACTACGCCAACCAGCAGCAATAAGATGATGGCAAAGCCATTCATAAAGTGCTTAGCGCCTTTGCCTAGGTATTTACCGGCAAGATTAGGCACGGATTGACCTTGGTTGCGTACTGATAGCATGCCAGAGAAATAATCGTGCACGGCGCCTGCGAAAATACAACCAAACACAATCCATAACATGGCGGCAGGGCCATACAAAGCGCCTAAAATCGGACCAAAGATAGGGCCTACGCCAGCAATGTTCAGCAATTGAATGAGGTAAACCTTGCCTTTAGACATAGGCACAAAATCGACCCCGTCAGTCTTGGTAAAAGCAGGTGTTTGACGCTCAGGTTTGATGCCGAAGATTTTTTCGACGAAGGCGCCGTAAATGAAGTAGCCGCCAATTAGCAAGCCGACACACAATAGAAACCAACTCATAATTTTATTCTTATTCCATTAATAAATATGGAAAATATATTAACGGAAAATGAATTATTTTTGGGGCTAAGCTGATTGAGTGGTCTGATTTTTTGTCTTAGCGGTCATATAGGCGGGTAAGCGGCGGGCTCATTTATTGATCCCGCGCAACTTTGGGTTATAAATAACCAAAATGCTGTTTTAGGCTTTTTAAATAACGGCGCGAAATCGGTACTTTGGCGCCACTGTGAGTAATGGCTTGGCCGCCAGATTCGAGTGGTTCAATTTCAGCAATGGCTGCCGGCATGATTAAATATTGGCGATGACAGCGTACCATAGCGGTTTTTTCTTCCAATATCCTTAAGGTCAATTGGGTATGAACATTGTGATCGTTTGTCACCACATGAATACCGCTAAGATCGCTAAACACATATTCTACCGCAGCCGCTTTGACGACTCGCAAGCGATTGCCACAGTAACAAGGCAAATGGGTGAGCTCATCGGGCACTATGGCTGGCATTAATTTCGGCCGTAAATCTCGCCTTACTTTATCTAAGGTTTGGGCTAAGCGTGATTCATCCAGCGGCTTTAACAAATAATCATAAGCATGATATTCAAAGGCTTTTAATGCGTAATCATCATACGCTGTGGCAAACACTACTCGCGGCATAGTCTCAGGATCCAGCATAGCGAGCAATTCTATGCCACTAATTTGCGGCATTTGAATATCAAGAAATACCAGTTGCGGCTTTAAACGATTGATGGCGCTTAAGGCTTCAATGGCATTGGCGCATTGGGCTATCACCTCAATATCATCGGTCGAGGCTAAGAGTTCGGCTAATTCATCACGGGCGAGCGGTTCGTCATCAACAATAATGCAGCTAATCATACTGTGTCCCTGTCGGCTGGCAGTTTAATGGTGATTAAGGTGGAATGCTGCGCGTTACACACAGCAGTGAGCCCATATTCTTGGCCAAATTGATTTTTTAAACGCTTATCCACTAAGGTCATGCCAAGGCCTTGATGATCATCTTGGGGCTGATATAGGCCGGCATTATCTTCAACACTGAGATAATGACTGTGCTCAGTCTGCCAAGCTCGGATATGTATGATGCCTTGGGAGAGTAATTGCGATGTACCATGTTTGACGGCGTTTTCGATTATGGGTTGCAAGGTAAATGCGGGTAATTGCCATTGATGAAATTCAGTTGGAATATCAATGGTTACTGTTAACTTATCACTAAAGCGGGCTTTTTCTATGGTGAGATAATTATCTATGTGATCCAGTTCATCACTTAGGCTAATTAGGCCGGTGGTGCGCTTTAAATTAATCCGTAAAAATTGCGCCAATTGCAGCAGTAAGGTGCGCGCCTTAGTGGGGTCTTTACGCATAATCGCGCTGATGGTATTGAGCGCATTAAACAAAAAGTGAGGATTAACCTGGGCTTGCAATAGCTTAAGTTCAGCTTGAACCAGCAGGTTTTGTTGAGCCTCCAGTTGGCCATACAAAATTTGATTGGATAACAGCTTAGCTATGCCTTCGCCTAAGGTGCGGTTGATATTTAAAAACAGCTTTTTTTTGGGCTCGTATAACTTGATTGTGCCTATGACTTCAGTGTCACTGTGCAGCGGGATCACTAAGCAAGAGCCTAATTTGCAATGAGAAGACAGTGAGCAGGCGTAACGGGTATCGACCCCATCGGCAAACATAACCTTGTTTTGGGTTAAGGCATCTAAGGTTAACTGCGATGAAATCGCGGCGCCTGGAATATGATGCTCAGCGCCTATGCCGATAAATGCCAGTAATTTATCTTTATCGGTAATAGCCACCGCGCCCACTTTGGTTTCTTCAATAATGATTTGCGCCATTTGCGCAGAGGTCTGTTGGTTAAAGCCTTTGGATAAGACGCCAACACTACGCTCAGCTATTTTAAGCGCCTTAGTTGAAAAGCTTGATGACAGCTTATCAAACATGGTTTTTTGGTCGCGCACCATACTCATGAATAAGGCGGCGCCTAGCGCATTGACAATCAGCATAGGTAGGGCAATTTGCTGCACTAAATCTAAGGCAAGCGCTAGAGGCTCTGCAACCAATACAATCAATAGCATCTGCAGCGCCACCGCAAATAAGGTCACGGCAAATGCCAAACTTGGCATAAATAGCTTTTCTATCTGACCTTTACTGCGAAAATAGTAACTGACTAACCCTGCCGACAAGCCTTCTAAGGTGGTTGATATAGCGCAGGCTAAATCGGTGAAACCGCCCACACTGTATCTGTGCAAGCCGCCGGTAATGCCGACTAAAAAGCCTGTCACCGGGCCGCCAAGCAAACCACCTAATACAGCACCCATGGCGCGAGTGTTAGCTATGGCATCCGCCGTTTGCTCACCAAAGTAAGTTCCCATGATGCAAAAACCCGAAAAGATAAGATAAATGAAAATCTTATGAGGGAATCTTGGCGACGTTTCAGTCACTATTTTAAATAGAGGTGTTTTACTGACGAGATAGACTATGACCAAATAAACACACATTTGTTGCATGAGGAGCAGTATTAAAGACATGGATCATCGCTTGGGAATATTTGGCGTTATTTTGCCAGACTTTTGCGGTAGATCAGAGATTAATTATCTCAAACCCTTTAAGCTATAAAAAATTTACATGTTTAAAGGCGTAACAATGACACAATCAATTCATGGCCATAAAGTAATGGATTTTATGGTAGAACTCGGCCTAAAGGTTGAGCTCGACTTAATCGCAGCAATTCAGCATCAGTTTGGCGCAAGCCAGCGCTTTCATACCTGTAGCGCCACCGACCTTGATGCCAAAGCTTTATTAGATTTTTTAAAAACTAAGGGTAAGTTAGTTGCCATTGAGGGTGAACAGTGGCAACTAGCGGCTGGCCAAAAATGCGATCATTAATGTCCCGAGCAAATTAAAGAGTCGGTTAAGTCGTTGGTTAAACCACGACTTAAGCGTTACTTTTTTGCTCAAACTCAACAGCAATTAAAAATAGTTGCTGTTGCGGTTCTACTCGGCAAACCTTAGCGGGAATTTTTTCGACACTATCTTTACTGGGTTGCAGTGCTATTAACACGTTACAACCGAGAGGGAAGTTTGTACTTGAAATAAAACTCGTACCGAAACGTGAAATATCAGCGTGTTTGGCAATCAGGCTGTGCTCTTGTCCTTGCTCAAGCCAAAAGACACCAATATCGCTCGCTTCCATATCAATTCGTACCGACTGACGCAGTTCTTTGAATCCTTGAATAGTCACAACTAATTCCTTTTATTGGTAAAGAATCCAAGATAATAGTAGTTGCTGCCGGCGGTAAATCAAAAAAAACGGCCAATGGCCGCTTATCGTATTAGTCGTCGTTGTCTGGCGTTTTAGGGTAGGGCAGTTTTAATTGGCCCCAACGAATAACAATAACAGTTCCGGCTAACACTATGGTTGATAACGAAATGGCGGCAATGCGCCAATCATCCATGCTTTTCATATCAAGAATAAGGTAGCGAGCTAAAGCAACAATGGCGATATACACGGGCATACGTACTGGCAATTTACCCGACTCAATGTAATTAGACACCATGGCTAATACTTCAAGATAGATAAATAGCAGCAGTAAATCGGCCAAGGCCACCATGCGAACATCAATGATATGCACAATTTCTTGACCAATAGCCACCATAGTGGCAATAGCGATAAGTGCTAAAACTAGATGTTCAACCAACTTGATGCTTTTAATCCCGTTTCTGCGGATTTTTCCCATAGTGCTCTCAGTGGATAATTTAATGGACGGCATGGTAGCAGCATCGCAGGAAAATGTGACATTAAGGCGTGTGATCAAGATCGGGATTTTAAATTTTTAGCAATAAAAAAACCGCCAAATGGCGGTTTTTAATGAGAACAGTCGCTTAACTTAGCGCTTTAACGCTTCGTTTAAATGAGGGCGGAATGCCTTCACTAAGTGGCTAGTCACTTTAGGAGAGCCAGCAACTATGTTGCCTGACATCATATAGTTGTGGCCACCGGTGAAATCAGTCACGGTGGCGCCCGCTTCACGACAGATTAAGTCGCCAGCAGCTATGTCCCAAGGCTTTAAGCCTAACTCGAAGAAACCTTCAACGCGGCCAGCGGCAACATAGGCTAAATCAAGTGCGGCAGAACCGGCGCGGCGAATATCGGCGCACTGGTTAAATACGTCAGCTAACATAGCGAAATAGCTTTCGGTATGTTGACGAGCCTTGAATGGGAAACCAGTAGCAATAATGGCGTTGTTCAAATCATTTGGTTGACCTACGCGGATACGACGGTCATTGAATTTAGCGCCTTGACCACGAACGGCTGAGAACAGCTCGTCACGCATTGGATCATAAACTACGGCAACTTCAGTCTTACCACGGATTTGTAAAGCAATAGACACTGCGAAGTGAGGAATACCTTTAACGAAGTTATTGGTACCATCCAGTGGGTCTACAATCCAAATGTAATCAGTGTTGGTACCACGGTTTTCACCGCCTTCTTCACCCACGATAGTATGATCAGGGTAAGATTTACGAATTTGGTACACGATCGCTGATTCGGCTTCTTTGTCGACGTTAGTTACGAAGTCATTAATACCTTTTACACTGACTTCAATTTTATCTGAGTCGTGATAAGCACGCATAACGGTTTGACCGGCGGCGCGAGCGGCGCGGACGGCGATGGTTAGCATCGGATGCATTGCATTCCCCTGGATGTAAAAGAACGAAAAAATAACCGCGAGATTATACTCAAATCTCAAGTTATATCAAATGCTGATTTTGCACTAAAGAATCAAACTGGCTTGTGGTAAGCTTTTAGCCTTATAACTCTTTGTCTAAGAAAATTATTCTATCTTATGCTCAGTAATATTCGTGTTGTACTGGTGGGAACATCTCACCCAGGTAATATAGGTTCAGTGGCCAGAGCCATGAAAACCATGGGATTATCAAGCTTGTATTTGGCTGAACCTCGGGTTGAACCCGATGGTCAATCGGTGGCGTTAGCCGCTGGTGCTTCTGATATTCTTAAGCATTTGGTGAAAGTTGACTCACTAAGCGATGGCATTAAAGATTGTTCATTAGTGATTGCGACCTCAGCGCGCAACCGCACTTTAGATTGGCCTATGCTCGATCCCCGTCAAGCCGGTGATAAGTTAGCCACTGAGGCGCGCACTGGCCCGGTTGCTATTGTTTTTGGCCGTGAAAACCATGGTCTGAGCAATGAAGAACTGCAAATGTGTAATTATCACGTGTGTATTCCTGCCAATCCTGAATATAGCTCGCTTAATTTAGCCCAAGCAGTGCAGTTGATTTGTTATGAGACTCGGGTTGCTCATTTGGCACATTTAGCCAGTGAAAGCGCGCCTGAAGCGCCGGCTGAATACCCATTAGCGGACGATCAAGAACGCTTTTTCGTCCATTTAGAAAACACTTTACTGTCGACGGGGTTTATTGTTAAAAACCACCCAGGTCAAGTGATGACTAAATTACGCCGCCTCTTTACACGCGCGCGCATCGAAGCTCATGAAATGAATATTTTACGCGGTATTTTGACCTCTATTGATAAAAAGGTTGGCAAAAACTAACGGTTAAAGGAAATCCATGGGTATCAAGGCGAGATTAAAAGAAGATATAGCGTCTATCTATGACAGGGACCCTGCCGCGCGCAGTACCATAGAGATTTTATTCAATTACCCAGGGATGCATGCTATTTGGTTGCATCGCATTAGTCATAGATTGTGGAAGGCCGATTGGCGCTTGAGTGCTCGGTTATTATCAACTTTTTCCCGTTTTCTAACGGGGGTTGAAATTCATCCGGGCGCTACCATAGGTCGACGCTTTTTTATCGACCATGGCATGGGCGTGGTGATTGGTGAAACGGCTGAAATTGGCGATGATTGCACCTTGTATCATGGAGTGACGTTAGGTGGCACCAGCTGGCAAGCCGGTAAACGTCACCCGACCTTAAAAAATAACGTAGTAGTGGGCGCTGGCGCTAAGATTTTAGGCCCTATTACTATGCATGATGGTGCGCGTGTCGGCTCTAACTCAGTAGTCGTTAAGGATGTTGAGCTTGATACCACAGTGGTCGGTATTCCAGGGCGCGCTGTGGCTAAACCCACCAGTCACGACCAAGAACAAAGCGATAGACGCAGCGCCATGGCTAAAAAATACGGCTTTGATGCTTATGCGGTATCACCGGATAACCCAGATCCGGTCGCCAATGCCATTGGCCAGATGCTTGATCACATGCATTTAATGGATTCTAAGGTGCAAGAATTGTGTCAAGTGGTGGAAAAACTTGGCGGCGATGTCTGCACTGACCGCTTACCTCAGTTAGATGTTGGCGATTTTAATGATGCTGAAATTGCGGCAGCTCAAAAGCGCCAAAAATCGATTGATGAGTTTGATCCCATTATCTAAGGCTATTTGCCATAAAATGGCCTGACAAGATTGAAAGTTTGACTAGAAAAGGGTTAAATACCCCAGCGTTAAGACGGGGTATTAATCTTATAATGTCCTAGTATTTTACTCAGGTAAATACTTGACTAAAATGCTTGGGTATGTTGCAATGCTTACCAAGAACCGTTGGGAGCAGTAGTAGTTATGAAATTAACCTCGAAAGGACGCTATGCCGTCACTGCCATGCTGGATGTAGCTATTCATTCTGCCAATGGCCCGGTACCTTTAGCCGATATTTCCGAACGTCAAGATATCTCATTGTCTTATCTTGAACAGCTGTTTGCCAAATTGCGTAAACAAGGGTTAGTCGCGAGTGTCCGTGGACCTGGTGGAGGTTATCGTTTAGGGCTTGATGCCGATACGATTACTGTGGCTATGGTAGTGAGTGCAGTCGATGAGTCCGTCGATGCCATGCGATGTCAAGGTAAGGCCAATTGCCAGGGTGGCAGCCGCTGTTTAACTCACTCGTTGTGGGGCGATTTAAGTAAACAGATATCAGATTTTCTCGATAGCATAACGCTGGCGGGACTGATGAAGAAACGAGACGTACAGGTTATCTCTGTCAAACAAGACGAGAAACACCTAAAACAACGTGTCAGTGCGTGATATTCGCAACCCAATCAACATTTTTTTTGTACGTAGTAGGCAATCGCAACATTGCAGATTGTAAAGTACGGAGTGTGAAATGAAGCTTCCTATATATCTCGATTATGCCGCAACCACCCCTGTTGACACTCGTGTCGCTGAGAAAATGGTTCAGCATATGACTATGGATGGTGTGTTCGGTAATCCTGCGTCACGTTCTCATCGCTACGGTTGGCAAGCTGAAGAAGCTGTTGACAATGCTCGTAGTCAAGTGGCTGAGTTGATTAATGCCGATCATCGTGAAATCGTATTTACTTCAGGTGCGACTGAGTCTAGCAACTTGGCTATTAAAGGTGTTGCTCACTTTTACCATAAGAAAGGCAAGCACATCATTACCAGCAAGACTGAGCATAAGGCGACGTTAGATACTTGTCGTCAGCTTGAGCGTGAAGGTTTTGAGGTAACATATTTAGAGCCTGGCAGCAATGGTATTATTTCGCTGGCGCGTTTAGAAGAAGCCATGCGTGACGACACTATCTTGTTAACCTTAATGCATGTTAATAACGAAATCGGTGTTATCCACGATATCGAAGCCATTGGCGAATTATGTCGCGCTAAGAAAGTGATTTATCACGTTGATGCTGCCCAAAGCGCCGGTAAATTACCGATTGACTTACAGACAGCCAAAGTCGACTTGATGTCAATTTCTGGTCATAAGATGTATGGCCCTAAAGGCATAGGTGCATTATATGTGCGCCGTAAGCCACGCATTCGTCTAGAAGCACAAATGCACGGTGGTGGTCATGAGCGCGGTATGCGTAGTGGCACTTTAGCAACTCACCAAATCGTAGGTTTAGGTGAGGCCGCCGCCATTGCTAAGCAAGATATGCAAGCTGATGGTCAGCGCATTACAGCGCTGCGTGACAGATTGTGGAATGGCATCAATGATATCGAAGAAACCTATATCAATGGTGACATGCAGCAACGTTATGCCGGCATTTTCAACGTCAGCTTCAACTTTGTTGAAGGTGAGTCTTTGATGATGGCCTTAAAAGATTTAGCTGTGTCATCAGGCTCTGCCTGTACCTCTGCCAGCTTAGAGCCAAGCTACGTATTACGTGCTTTAGGCCTGAGTGATGAAATGGCGCATAGCTCAATTCGTTTCTCTATCGGCCGTTTTACCACAGAAGAAGAAATTGACTACGCAATTAAGACCATTCGTGCATCGATTGGCAAATTACGTGAAATGTCACCTTTGTGGGAAATGTTTAAAGACGGTGTTGATTTAAGCAAGGTGCAATGGGCTCATCACTAAGTGATCCCCCATTAACGAAGCAATAGTAAAGAATTGGAGCAGGATCATGGCTTATAGTGAAAAAGTAATAGACCATTATGAAAACCCTCGTAATGTTGGCGCCTTCGATAAGGATGACCCATCAGTAGTAACAGGCATGGTGGGAGCACCTGCATGTGGCGACGTGATGAAATTGCAATTGAAGATTGATGACAATGGCATTATTCAAGATGCAAAATTTAAAACCTACGGTTGCGGTAGCGCGATTGCTTCTAGTTCATTAGTGACTGAGTGGGTGAAAGGCAAAACTGTTGCTGAAGCTTTAGCGATTAAGAACACTGATATTGCTGAAGAGTTGGCATTGCCGCCAGTGAAGATTCACTGTTCGATTTTGGCAGAAGATGCGATTAAAGCCGCATTGGACGAGTACAAGTCTAAGCATTCAGCGGAGTAATCATGGCGATTTCGATGACACCTGCAGCCGTCGCTCGGGTGAACGCATTTCTCGAAAACCGCGGTAAAGGTATTGGCTTACGCCTGGGGTTACGTACCTCAGGCTGTAGCGGCATGGCGTATGTCATTGAGTTTGTTGATGAACTTAATGACGATGATGAAGTTCATAACGTTGACGGCGTCAATATTATTGTTGACGCTAAGAGTGCTATTTACTTGCAAGGCATCGAGCTTGATTTTGTCAAAGAAGGCCTGAACGAAGGCTTTAAATTTAACAACCCTAACGCCAAAGGCGAATGTGGTTGTGGTGAAAGCTTTACTGTATAAGCTGACGTTATGAATTATTTTGAGTTATTTGCACTACCTATTAGTTTTGAGCTGGATAATGCCGCGCTCAGTGAACGTTATCGTGAACTGCAGCGCACTGTGCACCCCGATACATTCTCTGGCGGTAGTGAACAAGATAAACGCATTGCTTTGCAGCGTACCTCGCAAGTGAATGATGCTTATCAAACCTTGAAACGCCCAGTGACTCGCGCTGAACATATCTTGTGGCTTAACGGCAAAGATATTCAGCACGAAACCACCACAGTCAAAGATATGGCATTTTTGATGCAACAAATGAGTTGGCGAGAAGCACTGGCAGATATACCGTCTGCCCGTGAGCCCGAAAACGATATTGCACAATTAGCCACAGAGTTTACTCAATATCAATCGACTATCTTGCAGCAACTGGCGCTCAAATTAGCCAGTGACGATCCTGATGATCTTAACGTTGCAGTCGATTTGGTGCGTAAGCTCAAATTCATGAATAAGCTGCAGGATGAACTTAGCCGGGCAGAGGATGCTTTGCTCGACTGATCCTGTATAAAGAGTTGCCATCGAGGCTCAACCCAGTTGAGCCTTTATTACAAGAGTTATCACTATGGCCTTACTGCAAATTGCTGAGCCCGGACAAAGCGCGGCTCCGCATCAACATCGTCTCGCCGCCGGTATCGATTTAGGCACCACCAACTCACTGGTTGCTGCTGTTAGAAGTGGCCAGGTTAATACTCTCGCTGATAGCCAAGGGCGCCATGCGTTACCTTCGATAGTGCGTTATTGCGAGCACTATGTTGAAACGGGTTATCGCGCTGCTAATGCTTCTGCTAAAGATCCACAAAACAC is from Shewanella sp. SNU WT4 and encodes:
- a CDS encoding VF530 family protein encodes the protein MNQANNPLHGLTLEAILTDIQSHYGWEGLYQKIRINCFNDNPSIKSSLKFLRKTTWAREKVEILYLNKHKLALPPHLVAVYTQSPKEPSAKTQGAKAHSARSHSPKSHSSQPTNARQSDASASDDSANVNAHIWGKN
- a CDS encoding carbon starvation protein A, translating into MSWFLLCVGLLIGGYFIYGAFVEKIFGIKPERQTPAFTKTDGVDFVPMSKGKVYLIQLLNIAGVGPIFGPILGALYGPAAMLWIVFGCIFAGAVHDYFSGMLSVRNQGQSVPNLAGKYLGKGAKHFMNGFAIILLLLVGVVFISAPAGLLTKLTGLDMSIFLGCIFVYYLIATVVPVDKIIGRLYPFFGALLLFMSVGLTLALIVSSEHDLLPGYEIAHFFSNMNPNDMPLWPALFITIACGAVSGFHATQSPLMARCVENESNGRFVFYGAMIGEGIIALIWCAIALSFFGGVEGLNAGMAGNPANVVYEASTGLLGVVGGFMAVLGVIILPITSGDTAFRSARLILAEFFQMSQLEVGKRLMLALPLFALGGILTQVDFGVIWRYFGVANQATAVMMLWTASAYLLRHNKLHWICTIPAMFMTTVVITFMLNSATLGAGLPMTISTVAGIVTTLVITALIVVKTRGKIAADEQAEG
- the btsR gene encoding two-component system response regulator BtsR; this translates as MISCIIVDDEPLARDELAELLASTDDIEVIAQCANAIEALSAINRLKPQLVFLDIQMPQISGIELLAMLDPETMPRVVFATAYDDYALKAFEYHAYDYLLKPLDESRLAQTLDKVRRDLRPKLMPAIVPDELTHLPCYCGNRLRVVKAAAVEYVFSDLSGIHVVTNDHNVHTQLTLRILEEKTAMVRCHRQYLIMPAAIAEIEPLESGGQAITHSGAKVPISRRYLKSLKQHFGYL
- a CDS encoding sensor histidine kinase; its protein translation is MSLILLLMQQMCVYLVIVYLVSKTPLFKIVTETSPRFPHKIFIYLIFSGFCIMGTYFGEQTADAIANTRAMGAVLGGLLGGPVTGFLVGITGGLHRYSVGGFTDLACAISTTLEGLSAGLVSYYFRSKGQIEKLFMPSLAFAVTLFAVALQMLLIVLVAEPLALALDLVQQIALPMLIVNALGAALFMSMVRDQKTMFDKLSSSFSTKALKIAERSVGVLSKGFNQQTSAQMAQIIIEETKVGAVAITDKDKLLAFIGIGAEHHIPGAAISSQLTLDALTQNKVMFADGVDTRYACSLSSHCKLGSCLVIPLHSDTEVIGTIKLYEPKKKLFLNINRTLGEGIAKLLSNQILYGQLEAQQNLLVQAELKLLQAQVNPHFLFNALNTISAIMRKDPTKARTLLLQLAQFLRINLKRTTGLISLSDELDHIDNYLTIEKARFSDKLTVTIDIPTEFHQWQLPAFTLQPIIENAVKHGTSQLLSQGIIHIRAWQTEHSHYLSVEDNAGLYQPQDDHQGLGMTLVDKRLKNQFGQEYGLTAVCNAQHSTLITIKLPADRDTV
- a CDS encoding YecH family metal-binding protein, translating into MTQSIHGHKVMDFMVELGLKVELDLIAAIQHQFGASQRFHTCSATDLDAKALLDFLKTKGKLVAIEGEQWQLAAGQKCDH
- a CDS encoding PilZ domain-containing protein — encoded protein: MTIQGFKELRQSVRIDMEASDIGVFWLEQGQEHSLIAKHADISRFGTSFISSTNFPLGCNVLIALQPSKDSVEKIPAKVCRVEPQQQLFLIAVEFEQKSNA
- a CDS encoding phosphate-starvation-inducible PsiE family protein, with protein sequence MGKIRRNGIKSIKLVEHLVLALIAIATMVAIGQEIVHIIDVRMVALADLLLLFIYLEVLAMVSNYIESGKLPVRMPVYIAIVALARYLILDMKSMDDWRIAAISLSTIVLAGTVIVIRWGQLKLPYPKTPDNDD
- the suhB gene encoding inositol-1-monophosphatase → MHPMLTIAVRAARAAGQTVMRAYHDSDKIEVSVKGINDFVTNVDKEAESAIVYQIRKSYPDHTIVGEEGGENRGTNTDYIWIVDPLDGTNNFVKGIPHFAVSIALQIRGKTEVAVVYDPMRDELFSAVRGQGAKFNDRRIRVGQPNDLNNAIIATGFPFKARQHTESYFAMLADVFNQCADIRRAGSAALDLAYVAAGRVEGFFELGLKPWDIAAGDLICREAGATVTDFTGGHNYMMSGNIVAGSPKVTSHLVKAFRPHLNEALKR
- the trmJ gene encoding tRNA (cytosine(32)/uridine(32)-2'-O)-methyltransferase TrmJ, translated to MLSNIRVVLVGTSHPGNIGSVARAMKTMGLSSLYLAEPRVEPDGQSVALAAGASDILKHLVKVDSLSDGIKDCSLVIATSARNRTLDWPMLDPRQAGDKLATEARTGPVAIVFGRENHGLSNEELQMCNYHVCIPANPEYSSLNLAQAVQLICYETRVAHLAHLASESAPEAPAEYPLADDQERFFVHLENTLLSTGFIVKNHPGQVMTKLRRLFTRARIEAHEMNILRGILTSIDKKVGKN